The sequence AGATCTGTTTCTTGATTTGCACAGGCACGAGCTGACTGTGAACCAGGTAACCCGCCGGCTTGACTGCTGTCGTAGGCTGGAATAATTGATCGGCACGGCCCAGCTTCCTCTGCTGACCCAGACCCCGGGTTTGGTTTGTCACAAGAAACAGATAAACTGCCTGTGTGCGTAGGCACTGCGCACAGCTGGCCGCCCACAGCGTGTGTGTGTCTGGCTGCTCTGGGATACagagggggcggggggtgtcTGTGTATTGGCCttggaaatactgcattttaacCTACCCAGGTGTTGGTTTGGGTTCTTTTGTTCGTTTTATCGTCTCCTGTGTTTCTGTGATGTGGGAAGTGGAGTGCTGCGCTGCCTTAAAACCCGCCACCGCGTAGCCACTAGTTATGACGTGATAAAGTTACAATCCAATGCATTACGGGAAAAAGCATTACTCTTCAATCTGATTGCCATTTATTATTCACTAGATACAGAGTCACTCACGCTCGAATACCAGGGAATCGCATATAGGGGAAACAGTAATGCACAGACCAAACGGAGAAGGACATTTCTCCTGTGTTACAACTTGGCATTAACATGAATTGCAACGAATGGATCTTCAGCATTGTTACTAATCTGGAAATTAGCCATTCCATCACCAGAAACATGCACCTCTTTTCCAGTGCATCTGTCGTCCTCCTTTTGTCCAGAAATAACATCGCAGTAGGTACCAGCAGGCAGCCCAGTTTGCACATTGACATTCATATTCCTGTGTGAAAATAAGTGAACGCTATTTATCCATTGTTTTCAAAAGAGGTATTTCAAACTGGGTACAGGATTTTTGAACCTGCTGCTACTCCCTTACTTTGAAGGGCAATGTACAGTGTGAGCTTTCTGATCCTATCCCTGCTTTGCTCCCTACACTCCCGTTCTGGCTCTCTAGAGCCGGCATGCAACTGAATGACTAGTTCAGGCTGTAGTGGTCGCTCTCGTCAGGAGAAGAGGACGTTCCCCTTCCCATCAGTATGGCTGATGAGGAACGCTGTGCTTCTCTCTGGGGACACCGCCTCTCCCACTGACTTACCAGTCGTCATTATTAAAGACGATGAAGCCTTTATTACCACGGCCAAAAGCTACTTGATTGCTGCCGTTGTCCCACCAGTTGGAGAAAGGCTCACCGTCCACCACGTTGCGGAAGATAACCATGTTCCTGAAAATGCAGGGAACGGCTCTCACTGTGGCTGCAAGAGCTCTAAAGCCACGAGGAACGTGAAGCAAAAGCAACTgctttcacttatttttttctccacagtgTCCTACTTTATTTGACGCCAGCGATGTTCACAAACCCAGTCGTTGCCACAGGTAGTGTCTGCATTGATTGCAACAGGCTTTGTTGACCCATCCGAGTTACTCGGTGGTCCAACCCAGTCATTGACGTCCTGTAATTAAAAAGAGAACTTTAAAACTTCTTACTGAAAATGCAGAGAGCCTCTCTGTAGAGAAAAGATAGATGGAGCATCAGATTTCCACCTGCTAGATCCAACATGGGACAGAGAAATCACTTCACAAATTCAAATGCACTGGACTGCTTCTCTGGCCCTGTTCTGATCCTTACGCACCATGAATGTATCTATCTTCAGTGTTCCCAGCTTACCCGTCCATTCACAAAAGATCTTGGCCAGCGAAAACTTGACATCACACGTGTGAACCCATATGGGTGAGCAAGCATGAAACCAACGGCCATTTTATAAAGCCTGTTCATTAGACAAAGAAAGTAATGAGACGTGGAAAGAGAAACCATGCCAGAGAACAGAGAGACAAACACgcaaaaggaagaagcagcGCCCCGACAAGAGCAATCCCTTCCTTACCTGGAGTCCCAGAAGGTTAGAATGGAAGCTCCACCAGCCCCATGCCCCCGCTGGTTGTCGTGATTATCCACAAAGACCAGGGCTCTGTCGGAAGGCACGAAGCCCCAGCCTTCTCCCCAGTTCCTAGCCGAAAACACAAAGACTTGAAGCTACCCTGTCAAATGGTGTATCCCGGATAAGTCGCAGCATCGTCATCCTTACTTTAAGTAGGCCATCTTCTCTCCATTCCACTTGCGGATCACTGTCCCCAGTTTTGCACCGTATTTGAACTCTGTCACTCGGCCGTTTCCAAAGTAGTCACTGCCTTTGATCGGCTCTCCACCCAAGTCAATTACCTGGTACAGGAAACAGAAACCGTGCATCTGTTCTCGTCTCAAGAGAGACAAAAATTGCAGTGTACAGTCCTCGACATTAGTTCTCGCTTTACATtgagaggagaaaatattcAAGTGTGTTTATTTCTGCTACGTAGATCGACCCGAAGTCAATCTAATACATGATGCACACAGGCAA comes from Haliaeetus albicilla chromosome 8, bHalAlb1.1, whole genome shotgun sequence and encodes:
- the LOC104325051 gene encoding pancreatic alpha-amylase isoform X2, with translation MGIYFLLLIVGVCWAQYNPNTQAGRTSIVHLFEWRWVDIALECERYLAPNGFGGVQISPPNENVIVTDPWQPWWERYQPISYKLCSRSGNETEFRDMVTRCNNVGVHIYVDAVINHMCGTNAGAGNHATCGSYFNAKTEDFPAVPYSGWDFNDGKCKSRSGDIENYHDISQVRDCRLVSLLDLALEKDYVRSKVAEYMNYLIDIGVAGFRIDAAKHMWPGDLKAILDKLKDLNTKWFSAGAKPFIYQEVIDLGGEPIKGSDYFGNGRVTEFKYGAKLGTVIRKWNGEKMAYLKNWGEGWGFVPSDRALVFVDNHDNQRGHGAGGASILTFWDSRLYKMAVGFMLAHPYGFTRVMSSFRWPRSFVNGRDVNDWVGPPSNSDGSTKPVAINADTTCGNDWVCEHRWRQIKNMVIFRNVVDGEPFSNWWDNGSNQVAFGRGNKGFIVFNNDDWNMNVNVQTGLPAGTYCDVISGQKEDDRCTGKEVHVSGDGMANFQISNNAEDPFVAIHVNAKL
- the LOC104325051 gene encoding pancreatic alpha-amylase isoform X3, producing MLTNIFFSHHHISPPNENVIVTDPWQPWWERYQPISYKLCSRSGNETEFRDMVTRCNNVGVHIYVDAVINHMCGTNAGAGNHATCGSYFNAKTEDFPAVPYSGWDFNDGKCKSRSGDIENYHDISQVRDCRLVSLLDLALEKDYVRSKVAEYMNYLIDIGVAGFRIDAAKHMWPGDLKAILDKLKDLNTKWFSAGAKPFIYQEVIDLGGEPIKGSDYFGNGRVTEFKYGAKLGTVIRKWNGEKMAYLKNWGEGWGFVPSDRALVFVDNHDNQRGHGAGGASILTFWDSRLYKMAVGFMLAHPYGFTRVMSSFRWPRSFVNGRDVNDWVGPPSNSDGSTKPVAINADTTCGNDWVCEHRWRQIKNMVIFRNVVDGEPFSNWWDNGSNQVAFGRGNKGFIVFNNDDWNMNVNVQTGLPAGTYCDVISGQKEDDRCTGKEVHVSGDGMANFQISNNAEDPFVAIHVNAKL
- the LOC104325051 gene encoding pancreatic alpha-amylase isoform X4; the protein is MVTRCNNVGVHIYVDAVINHMCGTNAGAGNHATCGSYFNAKTEDFPAVPYSGWDFNDGKCKSRSGDIENYHDISQVRDCRLVSLLDLALEKDYVRSKVAEYMNYLIDIGVAGFRIDAAKHMWPGDLKAILDKLKDLNTKWFSAGAKPFIYQEVIDLGGEPIKGSDYFGNGRVTEFKYGAKLGTVIRKWNGEKMAYLKNWGEGWGFVPSDRALVFVDNHDNQRGHGAGGASILTFWDSRLYKMAVGFMLAHPYGFTRVMSSFRWPRSFVNGRDVNDWVGPPSNSDGSTKPVAINADTTCGNDWVCEHRWRQIKNMVIFRNVVDGEPFSNWWDNGSNQVAFGRGNKGFIVFNNDDWNMNVNVQTGLPAGTYCDVISGQKEDDRCTGKEVHVSGDGMANFQISNNAEDPFVAIHVNAKL